The proteins below come from a single Takifugu flavidus isolate HTHZ2018 chromosome 6, ASM371156v2, whole genome shotgun sequence genomic window:
- the LOC130527296 gene encoding cell surface glycoprotein 1-like isoform X8, with protein MFCRRAWQRVAPLTRRAFEPATRNAVPARKMSFGVPGGSFNTTYFVLCGGGLTAALVYAYKTINSDTERYENRLASMGSTAKAAPAAEVTEVIRESVSAPAGEAEVTKVIGESVSAPAGEAEVTKVIGESVSAPAGEAEVTKVIGESVSAPAGEAEVTGESVSAPAGEAEVTEVIGESVSAPAGEAEVTGETRAEPEAAVEVVSEEAANEACGEAAAAAAEEPAPPVAAEAGPESTAVAGEAVAMETPAETQTAERAESKPDLLAAVKILAGSTVEIAAASVGDRGLVKAVQRIEEDSKASDAFLEVMGTDVQEALEEVKEAAAVTEEELRPEEEQEAPPPAEETVKAGTDAEGQVTGADSEMDSSDIPLVGPADEATSHQEPATDLETVVAEEATQDEEPSPTEEATTAQEAASVNEEVTKVEEAVAEEVTANEEAALTEEATGVEEATVTEEATGVEEVTVTEEATGVEEVTVVEEATVAEEVTVAEEAALTEEATVADEATGVEEATGVEEAALTEEATVVEEATKAEEATVAEEATGVEEVTVAEEAALTEEATVAEEVTVVEEATVAEEAALTEEARVEEDSLLNEEAVPAEETILNEEATSFEETTVAAAQRSVDENAAGASAGSSEAADPEGTSGAETVLCHRAEEMAPPAAPGEPLVSGDADGSKREEPHEPDVSVWTVKSCSLM; from the exons ATGTTCTGCAGACGGGCATGGCAGAGGGTCGCGCCCCTGACGCGGAGGGCGTTCGAACCCGCAACCAGAAACG CAGTTCCGGCGCGGAAAATGTCTTTCGGGGTTCCTGGTGGCTCCTTCAACACCACATACTTTGtcctgtgtgggggggggctcacagcTGCCCTCGTCTAC GCCTACAAGACCATCAACAGTGATACAGAACGCTATGAGAACAGACTCGCCAGTATGGGCTCCACAGCTAAGG cagctccagcggcagaggtcacagaggtcatcAGGGAGTCcgtctctgctcctgcaggagaggcagaggtcaCAAAGGTCATCGGGGAGTCcgtctctgctcctgcaggagaggcagag GTCACAAAGGTCATCGGGGAGTCcgtctctgctcctgcaggagaggcagaggtcaCAAAGGTCATCGGGGAGTCcgtctctgctcctgcaggagaggcagaggtcaCCGGGGAGTCcgtctctgctcctgcaggagaggcagaggtcacagaggtcatcGGGGAGTCcgtctctgctcctgcaggagaggcagaggtcaCCGGGGAGACGAGAGCTGAACCTGAAGCGGCTGTTGAGGTCGTGTCTGAAGAAGCCGCCAACGAGGCCTGtggggaagctgctgctgctgctgcagaggaaccgGCTCCACCTGTAGCTGCAGAAGCAGGTCCTGAATCCACCGCCGTCGCTGGTGAAGCCGTCGCCATGGAGACGCCGGCTGAGACCCAGACTGCGGAGCGTGCTG AGTCTAAACCAGATTTGCTCGCTGCTGTGAAGATCTTGGCAGGGTCCACAGTTGAGATCGCAGCAGCTTCAGTAGGTGACAGGGGCCTGGTGAAGGCTGTCCAGAGAATAGAGGAAGACTCCAAAGCTTCTGACGCTTTCCTGGAGGTTATGGGCACGGACGTCCAGGAAGCACTTGAAGAGGTtaaagaagcagctgcagtgactgaggaggagctgaggcctgaagaggagcaggaggcacCACCTCCTGCAGAAGAGACAGTAAAAGCAGGTACTGATGCTGAAGGTCAGGTGACTGGAGCAGATTCAGAAATGGACTCCTCAGATATTCCACTGGTTGGTCCTGCAGACGAGGCCACGTCACACCAAGAACCTGCCACAGATTTGGAGACTGTTGTGGCTGAGGAGGCAACACAGGATGAGGAACCCTCACCTACTGAGGAGGCAACAACCGCTCAGGAGGCTGCATCAGTAAATGAGGAGGTAACAAAGGTTGAAGAGGCTGTAGCTGAGGAGGTGACGGCAAATGAGGAGGCTGCATTAACTGAGGAGGCCACAGGGGTTGAGGAGGCCACAGTGACTGAGGAGGCCACAGGGGTTGAGGAggtcacagtgactgaggaGGCCACAGGGGTTGAGGAGGTCACAGTGGTTGAGGAGGCCACAGTGGCTGAGGAGGTCACAGTGGCTGAGGAGGCTGCATTAACTGAGGAGGCCACAGTGGCTGACGAGGCCACGGGGGTTGAGGAGGCCACAGGGGTTGAGGAGGCTGCATTAACTGAGGAGGCCACAGTGGTTGAGGAGGCCACAAAGGCTGAGGAGGCCACAGTGGCTGAGGAGGCCACAGGGGTTGAGGAGGTCACAGTGGCTGAGGAGGCTGCATTAACTGAGGAGGCCACAGTGGCTGAGGAGGTCACAGTGGTTGAGGAGGCCACAGTGGCTGAGGAGGCTGCATTAACTGAGGAGGCCAGAGTGGAAGAGGACAGCCTGTTAAATGAGGAGGCTGTACCAGCTGAGGAGACAATCCTGAATGAAGAGGCTACGTCGTTTGAGGAGACAACAGTCGCTGCTGCTCAGAGGTCAGTGGATGAGAACGCAGCAGGAGCTTCAGCAGGATCCTCTGAAGCTGCGGATCCAGAAGGAACATCAGGAGCTGAGACGGTTCTCTGCCACCGTGCTGAGGAAAtggctccacctgctgctccaggagAGCCACTCGTCAGCGGAGACGCTGATGGAAGCAAGAGAGAGGAGCCACACG AGCCAGATGTGTCTGTCTGGACTGTTAAAAGCTGCTCACTGATGTAA
- the LOC130527296 gene encoding fibrous sheath CABYR-binding protein-like isoform X4, with product MFCRRAWQRVAPLTRRAFEPATRNAVPARKMSFGVPGGSFNTTYFVLCGGGLTAALVYAYKTINSDTERYENRLASMGSTAKAAAPAAEVTEVIRESVSAPAGEAEVTKVIGESVSAPAGEAEVIGESVSAPTGEAEVTKVIGESVSAPAGEAEVTKVIGESVSAPAGEAEVTGESVSAPAGEAEVTEVIGESVSAPAGEAEVTGETRAEPEAAVEVVSEEAANEACGEAAAAAAEEPAPPVAAEAGPESTAVAGEAVAMETPAETQTAERAESKPDLLAAVKILAGSTVEIAAASVGDRGLVKAVQRIEEDSKASDAFLEVMGTDVQEALEEVKEAAAVTEEELRPEEEQEAPPPAEETVKAGTDAEGQVTGADSEMDSSDIPLVGPADEATSHQEPATDLETVVAEEATQDEEPSPTEEATTAQEAASVNEEVTKVEEAVAEEVTANEEAALTEEATGVEEATVTEEATGVEEVTVTEEATGVEEVTVVEEATVAEEVTVAEEAALTEEATVADEATGVEEATGVEEAALTEEATVVEEATKAEEATVAEEATGVEEVTVAEEAALTEEATVAEEVTVVEEATVAEEAALTEEARVEEDSLLNEEAVPAEETILNEEATSFEETTVAAAQRSVDENAAGASAGSSEAADPEGTSGAETVLCHRAEEMAPPAAPGEPLVSGDADGSKREEPHAAS from the exons ATGTTCTGCAGACGGGCATGGCAGAGGGTCGCGCCCCTGACGCGGAGGGCGTTCGAACCCGCAACCAGAAACG CAGTTCCGGCGCGGAAAATGTCTTTCGGGGTTCCTGGTGGCTCCTTCAACACCACATACTTTGtcctgtgtgggggggggctcacagcTGCCCTCGTCTAC GCCTACAAGACCATCAACAGTGATACAGAACGCTATGAGAACAGACTCGCCAGTATGGGCTCCACAGCTAAGG cagcagctccagcggcagaggtcacagaggtcatcAGGGAGTCcgtctctgctcctgcaggagaggcagaggtcaCAAAGGTCATCGGGGAGTCcgtctctgctcctgcaggagaggcagaggtcaTCGGGGAGTCCGTCTCTGCTCCTACGGGAGAGGCAGAGGTCACAAAGGTCATCGGGGAGTCcgtctctgctcctgcaggagaggcagaggtcaCAAAGGTCATCGGGGAGTCcgtctctgctcctgcaggagaggcagaggtcaCCGGGGAGTCcgtctctgctcctgcaggagaggcagaggtcacagaggtcatcGGGGAGTCcgtctctgctcctgcaggagaggcagaggtcaCCGGGGAGACGAGAGCTGAACCTGAAGCGGCTGTTGAGGTCGTGTCTGAAGAAGCCGCCAACGAGGCCTGtggggaagctgctgctgctgctgcagaggaaccgGCTCCACCTGTAGCTGCAGAAGCAGGTCCTGAATCCACCGCCGTCGCTGGTGAAGCCGTCGCCATGGAGACGCCGGCTGAGACCCAGACTGCGGAGCGTGCTG AGTCTAAACCAGATTTGCTCGCTGCTGTGAAGATCTTGGCAGGGTCCACAGTTGAGATCGCAGCAGCTTCAGTAGGTGACAGGGGCCTGGTGAAGGCTGTCCAGAGAATAGAGGAAGACTCCAAAGCTTCTGACGCTTTCCTGGAGGTTATGGGCACGGACGTCCAGGAAGCACTTGAAGAGGTtaaagaagcagctgcagtgactgaggaggagctgaggcctgaagaggagcaggaggcacCACCTCCTGCAGAAGAGACAGTAAAAGCAGGTACTGATGCTGAAGGTCAGGTGACTGGAGCAGATTCAGAAATGGACTCCTCAGATATTCCACTGGTTGGTCCTGCAGACGAGGCCACGTCACACCAAGAACCTGCCACAGATTTGGAGACTGTTGTGGCTGAGGAGGCAACACAGGATGAGGAACCCTCACCTACTGAGGAGGCAACAACCGCTCAGGAGGCTGCATCAGTAAATGAGGAGGTAACAAAGGTTGAAGAGGCTGTAGCTGAGGAGGTGACGGCAAATGAGGAGGCTGCATTAACTGAGGAGGCCACAGGGGTTGAGGAGGCCACAGTGACTGAGGAGGCCACAGGGGTTGAGGAggtcacagtgactgaggaGGCCACAGGGGTTGAGGAGGTCACAGTGGTTGAGGAGGCCACAGTGGCTGAGGAGGTCACAGTGGCTGAGGAGGCTGCATTAACTGAGGAGGCCACAGTGGCTGACGAGGCCACGGGGGTTGAGGAGGCCACAGGGGTTGAGGAGGCTGCATTAACTGAGGAGGCCACAGTGGTTGAGGAGGCCACAAAGGCTGAGGAGGCCACAGTGGCTGAGGAGGCCACAGGGGTTGAGGAGGTCACAGTGGCTGAGGAGGCTGCATTAACTGAGGAGGCCACAGTGGCTGAGGAGGTCACAGTGGTTGAGGAGGCCACAGTGGCTGAGGAGGCTGCATTAACTGAGGAGGCCAGAGTGGAAGAGGACAGCCTGTTAAATGAGGAGGCTGTACCAGCTGAGGAGACAATCCTGAATGAAGAGGCTACGTCGTTTGAGGAGACAACAGTCGCTGCTGCTCAGAGGTCAGTGGATGAGAACGCAGCAGGAGCTTCAGCAGGATCCTCTGAAGCTGCGGATCCAGAAGGAACATCAGGAGCTGAGACGGTTCTCTGCCACCGTGCTGAGGAAAtggctccacctgctgctccaggagAGCCACTCGTCAGCGGAGACGCTGATGGAAGCAAGAGAGAGGAGCCACACG CCGCATCGTGA
- the LOC130527296 gene encoding fibrous sheath CABYR-binding protein-like isoform X3 — MFCRRAWQRVAPLTRRAFEPATRNAVPARKMSFGVPGGSFNTTYFVLCGGGLTAALVYAYKTINSDTERYENRLASMGSTAKAAPAAEVTEVIRESVSAPAGEAEVTKVIGESVSAPAGEAEVIGESVSAPTGEAEVTKVIGESVSAPAGEAEVTKVIGESVSAPAGEAEVTGESVSAPAGEAEVTEVIGESVSAPAGEAEVTGETRAEPEAAVEVVSEEAANEACGEAAAAAAEEPAPPVAAEAGPESTAVAGEAVAMETPAETQTAERAESKPDLLAAVKILAGSTVEIAAASVGDRGLVKAVQRIEEDSKASDAFLEVMGTDVQEALEEVKEAAAVTEEELRPEEEQEAPPPAEETVKAGTDAEGQVTGADSEMDSSDIPLVGPADEATSHQEPATDLETVVAEEATQDEEPSPTEEATTAQEAASVNEEVTKVEEAVAEEVTANEEAALTEEATGVEEATVTEEATGVEEVTVTEEATGVEEVTVVEEATVAEEVTVAEEAALTEEATVADEATGVEEATGVEEAALTEEATVVEEATKAEEATVAEEATGVEEVTVAEEAALTEEATVAEEVTVVEEATVAEEAALTEEARVEEDSLLNEEAVPAEETILNEEATSFEETTVAAAQRSVDENAAGASAGSSEAADPEGTSGAETVLCHRAEEMAPPAAPGEPLVSGDADGSKREEPHEPDVSVWTVKSCSLM, encoded by the exons ATGTTCTGCAGACGGGCATGGCAGAGGGTCGCGCCCCTGACGCGGAGGGCGTTCGAACCCGCAACCAGAAACG CAGTTCCGGCGCGGAAAATGTCTTTCGGGGTTCCTGGTGGCTCCTTCAACACCACATACTTTGtcctgtgtgggggggggctcacagcTGCCCTCGTCTAC GCCTACAAGACCATCAACAGTGATACAGAACGCTATGAGAACAGACTCGCCAGTATGGGCTCCACAGCTAAGG cagctccagcggcagaggtcacagaggtcatcAGGGAGTCcgtctctgctcctgcaggagaggcagaggtcaCAAAGGTCATCGGGGAGTCcgtctctgctcctgcaggagaggcagaggtcaTCGGGGAGTCCGTCTCTGCTCCTACGGGAGAGGCAGAGGTCACAAAGGTCATCGGGGAGTCcgtctctgctcctgcaggagaggcagaggtcaCAAAGGTCATCGGGGAGTCcgtctctgctcctgcaggagaggcagaggtcaCCGGGGAGTCcgtctctgctcctgcaggagaggcagaggtcacagaggtcatcGGGGAGTCcgtctctgctcctgcaggagaggcagaggtcaCCGGGGAGACGAGAGCTGAACCTGAAGCGGCTGTTGAGGTCGTGTCTGAAGAAGCCGCCAACGAGGCCTGtggggaagctgctgctgctgctgcagaggaaccgGCTCCACCTGTAGCTGCAGAAGCAGGTCCTGAATCCACCGCCGTCGCTGGTGAAGCCGTCGCCATGGAGACGCCGGCTGAGACCCAGACTGCGGAGCGTGCTG AGTCTAAACCAGATTTGCTCGCTGCTGTGAAGATCTTGGCAGGGTCCACAGTTGAGATCGCAGCAGCTTCAGTAGGTGACAGGGGCCTGGTGAAGGCTGTCCAGAGAATAGAGGAAGACTCCAAAGCTTCTGACGCTTTCCTGGAGGTTATGGGCACGGACGTCCAGGAAGCACTTGAAGAGGTtaaagaagcagctgcagtgactgaggaggagctgaggcctgaagaggagcaggaggcacCACCTCCTGCAGAAGAGACAGTAAAAGCAGGTACTGATGCTGAAGGTCAGGTGACTGGAGCAGATTCAGAAATGGACTCCTCAGATATTCCACTGGTTGGTCCTGCAGACGAGGCCACGTCACACCAAGAACCTGCCACAGATTTGGAGACTGTTGTGGCTGAGGAGGCAACACAGGATGAGGAACCCTCACCTACTGAGGAGGCAACAACCGCTCAGGAGGCTGCATCAGTAAATGAGGAGGTAACAAAGGTTGAAGAGGCTGTAGCTGAGGAGGTGACGGCAAATGAGGAGGCTGCATTAACTGAGGAGGCCACAGGGGTTGAGGAGGCCACAGTGACTGAGGAGGCCACAGGGGTTGAGGAggtcacagtgactgaggaGGCCACAGGGGTTGAGGAGGTCACAGTGGTTGAGGAGGCCACAGTGGCTGAGGAGGTCACAGTGGCTGAGGAGGCTGCATTAACTGAGGAGGCCACAGTGGCTGACGAGGCCACGGGGGTTGAGGAGGCCACAGGGGTTGAGGAGGCTGCATTAACTGAGGAGGCCACAGTGGTTGAGGAGGCCACAAAGGCTGAGGAGGCCACAGTGGCTGAGGAGGCCACAGGGGTTGAGGAGGTCACAGTGGCTGAGGAGGCTGCATTAACTGAGGAGGCCACAGTGGCTGAGGAGGTCACAGTGGTTGAGGAGGCCACAGTGGCTGAGGAGGCTGCATTAACTGAGGAGGCCAGAGTGGAAGAGGACAGCCTGTTAAATGAGGAGGCTGTACCAGCTGAGGAGACAATCCTGAATGAAGAGGCTACGTCGTTTGAGGAGACAACAGTCGCTGCTGCTCAGAGGTCAGTGGATGAGAACGCAGCAGGAGCTTCAGCAGGATCCTCTGAAGCTGCGGATCCAGAAGGAACATCAGGAGCTGAGACGGTTCTCTGCCACCGTGCTGAGGAAAtggctccacctgctgctccaggagAGCCACTCGTCAGCGGAGACGCTGATGGAAGCAAGAGAGAGGAGCCACACG AGCCAGATGTGTCTGTCTGGACTGTTAAAAGCTGCTCACTGATGTAA
- the LOC130527296 gene encoding cell surface glycoprotein 1-like isoform X15, with protein MFCRRAWQRVAPLTRRAFEPATRNAVPARKMSFGVPGGSFNTTYFVLCGGGLTAALVYAYKTINSDTERYENRLASMGSTAKAAAPAAEVTEVIRESVSAPAGEAEVTKVIGESVSAPAGEAEVTEVIGESVSAPAGEAEVTGETRAEPEAAVEVVSEEAANEACGEAAAAAAEEPAPPVAAEAGPESTAVAGEAVAMETPAETQTAERAESKPDLLAAVKILAGSTVEIAAASVGDRGLVKAVQRIEEDSKASDAFLEVMGTDVQEALEEVKEAAAVTEEELRPEEEQEAPPPAEETVKAGTDAEGQVTGADSEMDSSDIPLVGPADEATSHQEPATDLETVVAEEATQDEEPSPTEEATTAQEAASVNEEVTKVEEAVAEEVTANEEAALTEEATGVEEATVTEEATGVEEVTVTEEATGVEEVTVVEEATVAEEVTVAEEAALTEEATVADEATGVEEATGVEEAALTEEATVVEEATKAEEATVAEEATGVEEVTVAEEAALTEEATVAEEVTVVEEATVAEEAALTEEARVEEDSLLNEEAVPAEETILNEEATSFEETTVAAAQRSVDENAAGASAGSSEAADPEGTSGAETVLCHRAEEMAPPAAPGEPLVSGDADGSKREEPHEPDVSVWTVKSCSLM; from the exons ATGTTCTGCAGACGGGCATGGCAGAGGGTCGCGCCCCTGACGCGGAGGGCGTTCGAACCCGCAACCAGAAACG CAGTTCCGGCGCGGAAAATGTCTTTCGGGGTTCCTGGTGGCTCCTTCAACACCACATACTTTGtcctgtgtgggggggggctcacagcTGCCCTCGTCTAC GCCTACAAGACCATCAACAGTGATACAGAACGCTATGAGAACAGACTCGCCAGTATGGGCTCCACAGCTAAGG cagcagctccagcggcagaggtcacagaggtcatcAGGGAGTCcgtctctgctcctgcaggagaggcagaggtcaCAAAGGTCATCGGGGAGTCcgtctctgctcctgcaggagaggcagag gtcacagaggtcatcGGGGAGTCcgtctctgctcctgcaggagaggcagaggtcaCCGGGGAGACGAGAGCTGAACCTGAAGCGGCTGTTGAGGTCGTGTCTGAAGAAGCCGCCAACGAGGCCTGtggggaagctgctgctgctgctgcagaggaaccgGCTCCACCTGTAGCTGCAGAAGCAGGTCCTGAATCCACCGCCGTCGCTGGTGAAGCCGTCGCCATGGAGACGCCGGCTGAGACCCAGACTGCGGAGCGTGCTG AGTCTAAACCAGATTTGCTCGCTGCTGTGAAGATCTTGGCAGGGTCCACAGTTGAGATCGCAGCAGCTTCAGTAGGTGACAGGGGCCTGGTGAAGGCTGTCCAGAGAATAGAGGAAGACTCCAAAGCTTCTGACGCTTTCCTGGAGGTTATGGGCACGGACGTCCAGGAAGCACTTGAAGAGGTtaaagaagcagctgcagtgactgaggaggagctgaggcctgaagaggagcaggaggcacCACCTCCTGCAGAAGAGACAGTAAAAGCAGGTACTGATGCTGAAGGTCAGGTGACTGGAGCAGATTCAGAAATGGACTCCTCAGATATTCCACTGGTTGGTCCTGCAGACGAGGCCACGTCACACCAAGAACCTGCCACAGATTTGGAGACTGTTGTGGCTGAGGAGGCAACACAGGATGAGGAACCCTCACCTACTGAGGAGGCAACAACCGCTCAGGAGGCTGCATCAGTAAATGAGGAGGTAACAAAGGTTGAAGAGGCTGTAGCTGAGGAGGTGACGGCAAATGAGGAGGCTGCATTAACTGAGGAGGCCACAGGGGTTGAGGAGGCCACAGTGACTGAGGAGGCCACAGGGGTTGAGGAggtcacagtgactgaggaGGCCACAGGGGTTGAGGAGGTCACAGTGGTTGAGGAGGCCACAGTGGCTGAGGAGGTCACAGTGGCTGAGGAGGCTGCATTAACTGAGGAGGCCACAGTGGCTGACGAGGCCACGGGGGTTGAGGAGGCCACAGGGGTTGAGGAGGCTGCATTAACTGAGGAGGCCACAGTGGTTGAGGAGGCCACAAAGGCTGAGGAGGCCACAGTGGCTGAGGAGGCCACAGGGGTTGAGGAGGTCACAGTGGCTGAGGAGGCTGCATTAACTGAGGAGGCCACAGTGGCTGAGGAGGTCACAGTGGTTGAGGAGGCCACAGTGGCTGAGGAGGCTGCATTAACTGAGGAGGCCAGAGTGGAAGAGGACAGCCTGTTAAATGAGGAGGCTGTACCAGCTGAGGAGACAATCCTGAATGAAGAGGCTACGTCGTTTGAGGAGACAACAGTCGCTGCTGCTCAGAGGTCAGTGGATGAGAACGCAGCAGGAGCTTCAGCAGGATCCTCTGAAGCTGCGGATCCAGAAGGAACATCAGGAGCTGAGACGGTTCTCTGCCACCGTGCTGAGGAAAtggctccacctgctgctccaggagAGCCACTCGTCAGCGGAGACGCTGATGGAAGCAAGAGAGAGGAGCCACACG AGCCAGATGTGTCTGTCTGGACTGTTAAAAGCTGCTCACTGATGTAA
- the LOC130527296 gene encoding retinitis pigmentosa 1-like 1 protein isoform X16 codes for MFCRRAWQRVAPLTRRAFEPATRNAVPARKMSFGVPGGSFNTTYFVLCGGGLTAALVYAYKTINSDTERYENRLASMGSTAKAAAPAAEVTEVIRESVSAPAGEAEVTKVIGESVSAPAGEAEVIGESVSAPTGEAEVTKVIGESVSAPAGEAEVTKVIGESVSAPAGEAEVTGESVSAPAGEAEVTEVIGESVSAPAGEAEVTGETRAEPEAAVEVVSEEAANEACGEAAAAAAEEPAPPVAAEAGPESTAVAGEAVAMETPAETQTAERAESKPDLLAAVKILAGSTVEIAAASVGDRGLVKAVQRIEEDSKASDAFLEVMGTDVQEALEEVKEAAAVTEEELRPEEEQEAPPPAEETVKAGTDAEGQVTGADSEMDSSDIPLVGPADEATSHQEPATDLETVVAEEATQDEEPSPTEEATTAQEAASVNEEVTKVEEAVAEEVTANEEAALTEEATGVEEATVTEEATGVEEATVAEEAALTEEARVEEDSLLNEEAVPAEETILNEEATSFEETTVAAAQRSVDENAAGASAGSSEAADPEGTSGAETVLCHRAEEMAPPAAPGEPLVSGDADGSKREEPHEPDVSVWTVKSCSLM; via the exons ATGTTCTGCAGACGGGCATGGCAGAGGGTCGCGCCCCTGACGCGGAGGGCGTTCGAACCCGCAACCAGAAACG CAGTTCCGGCGCGGAAAATGTCTTTCGGGGTTCCTGGTGGCTCCTTCAACACCACATACTTTGtcctgtgtgggggggggctcacagcTGCCCTCGTCTAC GCCTACAAGACCATCAACAGTGATACAGAACGCTATGAGAACAGACTCGCCAGTATGGGCTCCACAGCTAAGG cagcagctccagcggcagaggtcacagaggtcatcAGGGAGTCcgtctctgctcctgcaggagaggcagaggtcaCAAAGGTCATCGGGGAGTCcgtctctgctcctgcaggagaggcagaggtcaTCGGGGAGTCCGTCTCTGCTCCTACGGGAGAGGCAGAGGTCACAAAGGTCATCGGGGAGTCcgtctctgctcctgcaggagaggcagaggtcaCAAAGGTCATCGGGGAGTCcgtctctgctcctgcaggagaggcagaggtcaCCGGGGAGTCcgtctctgctcctgcaggagaggcagaggtcacagaggtcatcGGGGAGTCcgtctctgctcctgcaggagaggcagaggtcaCCGGGGAGACGAGAGCTGAACCTGAAGCGGCTGTTGAGGTCGTGTCTGAAGAAGCCGCCAACGAGGCCTGtggggaagctgctgctgctgctgcagaggaaccgGCTCCACCTGTAGCTGCAGAAGCAGGTCCTGAATCCACCGCCGTCGCTGGTGAAGCCGTCGCCATGGAGACGCCGGCTGAGACCCAGACTGCGGAGCGTGCTG AGTCTAAACCAGATTTGCTCGCTGCTGTGAAGATCTTGGCAGGGTCCACAGTTGAGATCGCAGCAGCTTCAGTAGGTGACAGGGGCCTGGTGAAGGCTGTCCAGAGAATAGAGGAAGACTCCAAAGCTTCTGACGCTTTCCTGGAGGTTATGGGCACGGACGTCCAGGAAGCACTTGAAGAGGTtaaagaagcagctgcagtgactgaggaggagctgaggcctgaagaggagcaggaggcacCACCTCCTGCAGAAGAGACAGTAAAAGCAGGTACTGATGCTGAAGGTCAGGTGACTGGAGCAGATTCAGAAATGGACTCCTCAGATATTCCACTGGTTGGTCCTGCAGACGAGGCCACGTCACACCAAGAACCTGCCACAGATTTGGAGACTGTTGTGGCTGAGGAGGCAACACAGGATGAGGAACCCTCACCTACTGAGGAGGCAACAACCGCTCAGGAGGCTGCATCAGTAAATGAGGAGGTAACAAAGGTTGAAGAGGCTGTAGCTGAGGAGGTGACGGCAAATGAGGAGGCTGCATTAACTGAGGAGGCCACAGGGGTTGAGGAGGCCACAGTGACTGAGGAGGCCACAGGGGTTGAGGAg GCCACAGTGGCTGAGGAGGCTGCATTAACTGAGGAGGCCAGAGTGGAAGAGGACAGCCTGTTAAATGAGGAGGCTGTACCAGCTGAGGAGACAATCCTGAATGAAGAGGCTACGTCGTTTGAGGAGACAACAGTCGCTGCTGCTCAGAGGTCAGTGGATGAGAACGCAGCAGGAGCTTCAGCAGGATCCTCTGAAGCTGCGGATCCAGAAGGAACATCAGGAGCTGAGACGGTTCTCTGCCACCGTGCTGAGGAAAtggctccacctgctgctccaggagAGCCACTCGTCAGCGGAGACGCTGATGGAAGCAAGAGAGAGGAGCCACACG AGCCAGATGTGTCTGTCTGGACTGTTAAAAGCTGCTCACTGATGTAA